A stretch of the Erinaceus europaeus chromosome 23, mEriEur2.1, whole genome shotgun sequence genome encodes the following:
- the DUS3L gene encoding tRNA-dihydrouridine(47) synthase [NAD(P)(+)]-like: protein MAEGEAEVPAETGGGGGEPPTRTLEPGVAPIKAQYLTTKEQFHEFLEAPAGQVKADGETESGGATGNGVAEPEAKRARLEDGQSGGGQTEDRKEVEEEEGAAGEPREHKKAQKRARGQHKNRPHLKPADHDSNRLCPSLVQGLSAMCLFGDRCRYLHDVAAYLEQKPPDLGSRCPVIETLGRCPYGITCRFAGAHLAGGASPWGPLPPPVRNGLDKALQRQLRKHQVRFQRSEEALRRLSQSPLSGVLPEPFDGDTVGPDAGVAPGSPLQTCGPLTDEDVVKLRACEKKRLDFHGKLYLAPLTTCGNLPFRRICKRFGADVTCGEMAVCTNLLQGQTSEWALLKRHPCEDIFGVQLEGAFPDTMTKCAELLNRTIDVDFVDINVGCPIDLVYKKGGGCALMNRTAKFQQIVRGMNEVLDVPLTVKIRTGVQERVNLAHRLLPELRDWGAAMVTVHGRSREQRYTKCADWEYIRECVQAASPMPLFGNGDILSYEDAERAMQTGVAGFMVGRGALLKPWLFTELRERRHWDISSSERLDMLRDFTRFGLEHWGSDTRGVEVTRRFLLEWLSFLCRYIPVGLLDRLPQKINERPPYYLGRDHLETLMASPRADDWVRISEMLLGPVPPNFVFLPKHKANAYK, encoded by the exons ATGgcggagggggaggcagaggttcCAGCAGAgaccggcggcggcggcggggaacCTCCAACGAGGACCCTGGAGCCGGGAGTGGCTCCTATTAAAGCCCA GTATCTCACCACCAAGGAGCAATTCCACGAGTTCCTGGAAGCCCCGGCTGGGCAGGTGAAGGCcgatggggaaactgagtcaggaggCGCCACTGGCAATGGTGTGGCCGAGCCGGAGGCCAAGCGGGCACGGCTGGAGGACGGACAGAGCGGCGGAGGCCAGACAGAGGAcaggaaggaggtggaggaggaggagggggccgcCGGCGAGCCCAGGGAGCACAAGAAAGCCCAGAAGAGGGCCCGCGGCCAGCACAAGAACCGGCCCCACCTGAAGCCCGCGGACCATGACTCCAACAGGCTCTGCCCGTCCCTGGTGCAG GGATTGTCTGCCATGTGCCTCTTCGGGGACCGTTGCCGCTACTTACATGACGTGGCCGCCTACCTGGAGCAGAAGCCCCCCGACCTGGGCTCCCGCTGCCCAGTCATCGAGACCCTGGGCCGCTGTCCCTACGGCATCACCTGCCGGTTCGCGGGGGCCCACCTGGCCGGGGGGGCGTCCCCCTGGGGCCCCCTGCCGCCCCCCGTCCGCAACGGGCTGGACAAGGCCTTGCAGCGACAGCTTCGGAAACACCAGGTCCGATTTCAGCGCTCCGAGGAGGCCCTGCGGCGGCTGAGCCAGAGCCCGCTCTCGGGGGTCCTGCCCGAGCCGTTCGACGGTGACACCGTGGGCCCCGATGCCGGGGTGGCCCCCGGCAGCCCTCTGCAGACCTGCGGGCCCCTGACAGATGAGGACGTGGTGAAGTTGAGGGCCTGCGAGAAGAAGCGG CTGGACTTCCATGGCAAGCTGTACCTGGCCCCCCTCACTACG TGCGGGAACCTGCCCTTCCGGCGGATCTGTAAGCGATTCGGGGCCGACGTGACGTGCGGGGAGATGGCGGTGTGCACCAATTTGCTCCAGGGCCAGACGTCGGAGTGGGCCCTGCTCAAGCGTCATCCTTGTGAGGACATCTTTGGCGTCCAG CTGGAGGGCGCCTTCCCCGACACCATGACCAAGTGCGCAGAGCTTCTGAACCGCACCATCGACGTGGACTTCGTGGACATCAACGTGGGCTGCCCCATCGACCTAGTGTACAAGAAG GGCGGGGGCTGTGCCCTCATGAACCGGACCGCCAAGTTCCAGCAGATCGTCAGAGGCATGAACGAG GTGTTGGACGTGCCGCTGACCGTGAAGATCCGCACCGGCGTCCAGGAGCGCGTGAACCTGGCGCACCGGCTGCTGCCGGAGCTGCGGGACTGGGGGGCCGCCATGGTCACG GTCCACGGCCGCTCCCGGGAGCAGCGCTACACCAAGTGTGCGGACTGGGAGTACATCCGCGAGTGTGTGCAGGCCGCCAGCCCCATGCCGCTGTTTG GGAACGGGGACATCTTGTCTTACGAAGACGCTGAGCGTGCCATGCAGACGGGCGTGGCGGGGTTCATGGTCGGCCG GGGCGCCCTGCTGAAGCCCTGGCTGTTCACGGAGCTCCGCGAGCGGCGGCACTGGGACATCTCGTCGTCCGAGCGGCTGGACATGCTGCGGGACTTCACGCGCTTCGGCCTGGAGCACTGGGGCTCGGACACGCGGGGCGTGGAGGTCACCCGTCGCTTCCTGCTCGAGTGGCTGtccttcctctgcag GTACATCCCTGTGGGGCTGCTGGATCGGCTGCCCCAGAAGATCAACGAACGCCCCCCCTACTACCTGGGCCGCGACCACCTGGAGACCCTCATGGCCAGCCCCCGTGCCGACGACTGGGTCCGCATCAG CGAGATGCTTCTGGGCCCGGTGCCGCCCAACTTCGTCTTCCTCCCCAAGCACAAGGCCAATGCCTACAAGTAG
- the PRR22 gene encoding proline-rich protein 22, with protein sequence MQHPQSSYTPGAPQEGFSPRGPDGVEGPPCPEPLPPAVGPASLYRPPNPEKEVYPAPPAGFQMAPCGCFFDPRIYRIEWTTPDFCQASLYKLGGVGPVGGPGSAAGYVLEAPPYLKTAVPAPYQPPPQPATAPGPPQYLVPYFLPEEAAPEGLGFPVGDEGPPPAVAVVEGPPTLSRVGQEGPAPSGPPKDPKVPPTVVTLPAEPPLPPGGYGRPKSRLSQAPAPEDVRGFGGPRPGPLHPQMEPKPGGVPVGGPPPPSGAGESKAFVLPDKILLEDAMKLFDCLPGGSEPSSEGDPPPRPPPGAGGDIRSLHLPDELLSFDYNVPEILDTVSHVECLFHLPALDEGSPGPTTRPPSATAPLARKKAIPKKNRQGGRARPANGGPPALPILN encoded by the exons ATGCAGCATCCCCAAAGCTCTTACACACCCGGCGCCCCCCAAGAAGGCTTCAGCCCACGGGGGCCGGACGGGGTCGAGGGTCCCCCCTGCCCGGAGCCGCTCCCCCCCGCCGTGG GCCCCGCCAGCCTCTACCGCCCCCCGAACCCAGAGAAAGAGGTGTACCCCGCCCCTCCGGCAG GATTCCAGATGGCCCCCTGCGGGTGCTTCTTTGACCCCCGGATATACCGCATCGAGTGGACCACCCCCGACTTCTGCCAGGCGTCTCTCTACAAGTTGGGGGGCGTGGGGCCAGTGGGGGGCCCCGGCTCTGCAGCTGGCTACGTCCTAGAAGCCCCCCCATACCTCAAAACCGCTGTGCCAGCCCCCTACCAGCCACCGCCGCAACCAGCCACGGCGCCCGGGCCCCCCCAGTACCTGGTACCCTACTTCCTGCCCGAGGAAGCCGCCCCAGAGGGCCTGGGCTTCCCCGTGGGGGACGAGGGTCCCCCCCCTGCCGTCGCCGTCGTGGAGGGCCCCCCTACTCTGAGCAGAGTCGGCCAGGAAGGCCCGGCCCCCTCAGGGCCCCCCAAGGACCCCAAGGTGCCCCCCACGGTGGTGACCCTACCCGCTGAGCCCCCACTCCCGCCGGGGGGCTATGGGCGCCCCAAGAGCCGCCTCAGCCAGGCGCCGGCCCCCGAGGACGTCCGGGGCTTTGGGGGACCCAGGCCAGGCCCTCTGCACCCCCAGATGGAGCCCAAGCCCGGGGGGGTCCCGGTCGGGGGTCCCCCTCCTCCTTCGGGAGCGGGAGAGTCCAAGGCCTTCGTCCTGCCGGACAAAATTCTCCTGGAAGACGCCATGAAGCTCTTCGACTGTCTGCCGGGTGGCTCGGAGCCCTCGTCCGAGGGGGACCCCCCGCCCAGGCCGCCCCCCGGGGCCGGGGGTGACATCCGCTCGCTGCACCTGCCGGACGAGCTCTTGTCCTTTGACTACAACGTTCCTGAGATCCTGGACACCGTCTCCCACGTTGAATGTCTCTTTCACCTCCCGGCCCTGGACGAGGGGTCCCCCGgtcccaccacccggcccccctcggCCACCGCGCCCCTTGCCAGGAAGAAGGCCATCCCCAAGAAGAACCGGCAGGGTGGCAGGGCCAGGCCGGCCAACGGGGGGCCACCCGCCCTGCCTATACTCAATTAA